The Papilio machaon chromosome 2, ilPapMach1.1, whole genome shotgun sequence genome segment TACCTCCACCACTTCCTTCTAAAACAATGTTGGGtggtcaaataaattttatcgtaCGATCTTAACGGGTGACGGGTCTAGCGATACgaagaaaaaactttatacgattcttatttaaaattaagacttATTCCTCgccttatttttaaaatattcgacttAAAATCAGcttatgaaataataagattttgttatttttaattttagtatatttatttatatattgcaatttattatataatcaaCTACGtgattaacaaaaacaataattataactaaagTTAGAtaacttatttcattttaattgaatctaaattaattttgtaagttttcaGTCTTAACCTACGTTGCCCGAAGAACTACAATCCGGCTGAATTCTACATCAAGGCCGTGTCGCCCTCTCCGGCTACTAACGTTAACTATGTGGATAGAATCTTGGAAAATAACCGGAACCGGTTTCACGAGTGCGACGAAACATGTTGCGAGACTCACACGACGCCGCGCCCGCCAGTGTGAGTGATACGACGAAACTTACATGAAACGCCCACATAACTTTcgatacatttattaattgtttttaatctgttaGAAAATCTTAACTGCCTTTACCGGACTttgataaatttgaatttttactcATGGATGTCAGAATCATATCACTTGATGTGGTTTTACATTgttgtggattttttttttcatttcagttggggattttatttaaacattttaatgtatgaagtattaaactaaaatttgtaatttgtgCCTTTTAATAGACCTTTCCAGTGCTCttatagtcaaattatttttaaatatatcgtCAAGGTGATACGTTTaagaatatatatacattagtTATACAGTCTGTCTGTCTATTCTACAACATTTAGAAATAGACTAGACTTAATAGaaacaatttaacttatttgaCCTTACTATTGACTTAGTATTAACTTCCTAGACATTTCCTGGCCCAATCAATTTGTTTTAGTGATTAAAATAACCCTagccaacaaaaaaaaacttctgtGTAATTGAATATGAAAGGTTATCTTAAGTGATATAGATAAAGAAATACTTTATCAACATTCTTAACATTGACAAATGCATCAAATACTTTACCATGATCAAAAATAGAACCGTTGAGaacgaataatttaaacttaattttaaatgtgggtttctattgttttgtttgaaaaatagaTTATCATCTGGCTCATTTTCTTTGTAAGACATAcgataatgtttttgttcgtATGTTTCGTAATAGAGTCCCACGGCATGCCATCAAACGTGTCGTCCTCCACGTTGTGGCCTATTAAAGTTGCGCaacattgtgaaataaaagttacgtTTAAGGTTAGTTAATTTATGCGAGTTTACAATAGCTCAACATTCTTATTATATgtgttatattatgtttagaatttttaatatatttacagcCTTATTCTGTAAATAAACTCTCCCGAAACATATGTACCAAGTAATACTGACATCCCCATCGCTAAAAAGaattctttgaataaaaaaactagagataattttttatttaaaaaatcaaatacttcATTGAGGTGCACAGTTTTACATATACTTGCATACATGAATGAACTAAATGAATGgctctaaaaataataaagaacatCTAGAAATATTCACAAGAATAATTGAGAAATATCTTCAGTATATCTGACTAACGTCTCCGGAGCGAAGGGACAAAAAATGTATGCCTACCGCCTCGAACcaaaattacatagtttacAAATTACACGTCTGGCACGCAAGGCcgtaatattaagtaaagatAAAAGCTCTCACGTTTTTATCCCAACTGAAATAGAtagaatatttgtttttgttattaagaTTTGAAAATACTTACGCAAACTGAACATTACAAGCTTAATGTTACTGTATTAGTAGAATCCAATAAATGTATTCGTAAAATAGATATTGGTTTAAATACGACAAGATTGTTACCgaattatgtaatttgttactaaaaaaGACCTTAACTTAAccataactattttaaaacaaaaaaaaacttcttttcCAGTCacgaaaatgtatttttttaatatggctAATGACATATTCGATTTTCTTACAGATGCAATAGAAGTTGGTCGAAACAAGTACAGTTACTTATGTGGAGATATTCAATACGGCTCAGAAGAAGTTATAAAGGACTCGCAGCTTCACTCCTATTATCTACGGTACGATATtcaattgataaattatatcgGTTATCACACTTCAGTACCTATTATTTGACTTGACTCGTTGGGAACGAGAGTACACATGTACCCAACGTGCCAACTCCAGCGCAGGCATTTATGACACAGGGTTATTGATGGAATCGATTCCCAGTAAAATGATTAGggtaaaatttaacatattgcTGAGAAATTCTTGAGTACATCGTTATCTTGTAATAAGAAGATCTAAATAATAAACGACACTTTTTGATCAAAAGCGGGTTTCCAGCGGTCTTTACAACAATTTTGCTTAGTAATCGCAATTTTGCAAtaacttttatgtttatgaatatattttacgattactacttaataaaacattaacagGATTTTGAACTGTATTAAAAGCACGATGTTATTTATAGGAtcttaaaagatattttgcaACAGTAAAAGATAACCGTggccactgccgaaacacacGCATACAAATCTCACATTCTCATAAAAAACTGTGataacaatacaaaatgtttgtacAGTATTTTTCGCAGTGAAAACCCACTCAAAAACATTCTGaagataaatttcaaatatttctttgtagtAAGAATCTTTAAAGTACATCACTCAAAACTCGCATtaacagaaataattttacgcaCTTCTTATTGGAGGGTTTAGATTGGTAGAGCCtttgtgcaacagatgttgtagCACACTCTTATCATCAGCCTGTGTCAGCCCACTATTAGACATAGTCTTCCCCAATTTCAATCACAGAATGCAGTCCTTTTTTCGCATACATGGACTTCCTGTCATCCACTTTAGATCGCCTACTGCAGACtctaacataatttaaatattaattaaagcaaGACTAAACATCGTCTAAACATTGTCTTTTATTAGTGGCATACCATAACACATGTCATCGGcactttgataaattattatttttttacgtttctCTTCAGTTTCATATGTCCCTTGCTAATGTAGAAACAGGTTGTGTTGTTTGAATCCTTATACATATAATCTAAGATTAGGTCATTGCCATTCATTACTTATCTTTCGTTACATTTTGGACGTTACATTGATGAGTAAGTTGAGTTTAAAATAAGCAATTTATAACatacgtttatttttagcttgtgtatgttaaatacaaaatatatgtaaagcgaaaacttaattacataatttaatatatattattatgtagcccttattaagtagccattatttatataggatatatatatataaatccaGGACATCACTGCATTTTGAATTCTGTAAAAATAGTtcattactaaaaatatttggttGTTTCATACCATAGATGTGACATTTAActttagattaattaattatggtATCATCTTAGTACCTATAATAGTTTACGGCCAAAAGGACTAGTATCCAGGCcagaaaacattaataaaaaaataaaaaatacaatagtttaaaaaactaatttagtaaataacgGCTAATTTTTTAGACGAGCCCCGACGTCGAACCTAGTcggtaaataatatttatatcagaCTACACTTGAGTTAAGCCGTTATTTACCTAATTATGAGAAAGGTTTTGGTATTTCCTAGGTGCTAGGTGCAGTGGTGATCGGTATATGCTTCGCTGGCAGTAAAGGGACTACACAGAGAGGGGTACAGAACCTACGAGGTCTCCTATGGCTGATCTGCAGCGAAGTGTCCTTCAGTTTGTCTTACGCCGCGCTCTACGCGTTTGAAACAGATTTATCCTTGTTCAGGAGAGAAGTTGGCATGTACCGAGTTTCTGCTTACTTCGTCGcaagatttataaatgaagtaagttattaatcattttctaacttatactcgtatatttttcGCAggtatgtaagtttttttatgtatctaAGTTTGTATTTAGGTTAGtacaatcatcatcatcagctcactatacgtccctaccgaggggctcggaacgTACCCCAAGTTAgtggtgactagaccatagttaaccacgctggcccagtgcgggttgacttcacacatatcattgaatttcttcttagatatgtgcaggttacatCACGAAGTTTTCCTTAACcttaagaacgtcggataaatgtacatatgtaaatcgaaaaactcATTGGTACATTacgagattcgaacccaggacctgcacattgcaagtcaagtgcttaacccctgaatcaccgacgctcttagtacaatagtaaatgtaatttaaacgactgaaccgattttgacaagTGACGTATTAATCGATTCGAATTCCTTTcagtcttttattttttagctatcgtaataaaattgcagcttggtatgtaaaaatatttaatcaacaagcacaaataacaaaacatttccaTGAcgcattaaatttcattttctacTTAAACGTTGGAAAACAAGATCTTGTAAGCTTGTAACTACAGCCTTGACTTACTGCTACATAAATTGTagatattcatattttaattgctttaaacgaaataaataaatttggtaATGACATAATTATCGACATCAGTAATATGGCAAAAGGACATTATTCTACTTTTACTGTAGACCAGTTTAATTACATATCTGTTTCGGATAtgacatttattaaatctacaaATATCGTGAAGGTTGACCGTTCTAAATTTGAAGAGAAActaaagatgttttaatgcgatagtataatgtaaaaacatttttataaaagatagcttttacccgcgactccgtccacgcggaataaaaaaaatgcgcacaaaataaaaaaagttcctatgtccgtctcctagttctaagctatctccccattaattttcagctaaatcagttcgaccgatcttgagttataaatagtgtaactaacacgactttcttttatatatatagatgtcaattaaaatatttaaactagaaTAAATGAgtgaatttcttatttaaagtaaagaaCCGTTTCTTAGTAATTCTTTTTAGACACTGGctataattaaactaatttctTATTCGTTTAAGAACGTGTTAGCAGAAATAATTGCCTTAGCGACAATAATAATTTGCCTACACTATTTATAGATAGTCAGACAAATTGTTTGTGTAATTGAGTATGACAGAATTTATTGcgacatttaatttaacaggcaacaatatttttaattatattcaactagctgtcgcccgaaaCACCGTCCgagcggattaaaaaaaaaacttaataagtagcctatgttttcttccagattatgttctagatctttgccaaatttcatcaagatctgttgagccgttccggatataccttcaaacaaacatctatccattcacattcaacattcgcatttataatattagtaagatttttttttcaatgtttcaaACAAGACATTATTATGAATATTACTGTACACAATAgagtaaaacaaattattactaaCGTCATCTTTTGAACAAACCAAGGACATGAAATTGTAAAGCAGAACGCAGAGCTATTAAGCTAGTCatgattatgttatttttccacaaattttattaaaattcttataaattaaGCAAATAAAAGTCATGATATGTAgcgataaaatataatttatttgaatgtaaatgttgttactaaaataagaaaatatgttatatttttgttgcgtTGTTAATGTAAGTGTTGTCTataatatcttattaaaatatttattattattacacgtTATATGTGTAGtggtatacaaaaatataatcactgttacattaataatttatatttatattttgtataaattgataatatcAGAACGGCagacaaatacatttttttcgttgttaaaattgttttacactatttacattaaaattcaataacacTATAATAACTACTATATCACGTTGTTACGACTTCTGCGACTACATTTCGTTGGTAACTTCTGCGTTCTCTTTTTTTCCTACATAAAAAGGCATAGGGTCTTGGTGGCCAGTATGCCACCTCTTTGGCAGAACGCAAACTCCTTGTCTGCCAAAGAGATGGGATGCATAATTCTACACTCAACAtatacgtaattttattccttgatataaataagtgCATATTTGGCTTCACAAGGCATTTTAATtggttttaaattgatttttatgacATCTTGATAATTAGAAAGAACTGGTGTAAATTCCTTACACcagtttacaaattattaattaaaattccatACCCAGTTAGCAATTcgtaataataactttttaaatatctaaacctgaattaataatctatagaaacaatgtaaagttttaatacgAAACTGTAGactgaatacatttttacgaTTTCATAACCGTAAAATAACACTGTTCAGACTTAAAtaagattacattttattaaaaaaaaagtcgttgttcatttattttgtagccattaaaaaacagttataaataataaattttgtagaaatatcaaaatcgtagaataaaatatatttaaacctGGCCATATTGCATCGTTTGTTTAGGTATTGCAGTTTGACACTTTAAATAAGTAAGGATTACACGTAATGTAATCAATATttgcatattaaaatacataatcaataaacatcaatattcaataaattatagatGGTTAATAAGTTACTTGATGGTTATCATTATTTACTGCGCTAAAGTTGTGATGCAGCACCTTTAAGGAATGTATGTAAAGATTTACTATTGCAAAGGTTAAGGGTTATAGGCTGCTATTCGCTTCTATTTAAACTGTCTACATTATTgatgttaacaattttatatgtacataaagGTACATTTATAGACGAGGatgatatttaattgtatgtCTGTTAGACGTGTTACTTTAAttcaagtatttattaaaaatgaaaattttattttgaaaattatctatttttaaacttcaGCTAAATGATACTTCccttttttgtaacatactaTAACTTAaagttgtttattattattttttacgttaaaaaacacataatcgttaaattattataaatatacctacattttattacaggTGCCTCGTTGTATAATTTGGCCAATTCCGTTTGTTACCATAACAGCATCAGCTGTGGAGTTGCCAAACCATTCTTTAACAGTTCTAGAACTATACCTCGCTCTTATTATATCTGGGTTTGCGTCTACTGCATATGGTAAGTGGCATACGATAATACTGTAAAAACAATTGTGCAAAatatactttgttatttttagaagCAAAAAGTTTTGTGTGAAAAAACATACCTCTGTATATTCAGCCAGTACGCCCACACGTAtatgaagtaaaaaatgtactcTCATTTGGCTACCAAAGAACATAGTTTTGAATGTGGAATTCGTCGTGTTGTAGCGATATGATAATTTCAGGGACTTTTACCGCATGTTTCCTCTGCTGAAACATTtgcaaaaaaacttttttcttttttacaaaaaagaacATGATGgtgattgtatttttgtatgagtGTTCTAAACTGTCAAAATACAGCTGAGAAATCCACGGCTTATAGTTGGATTCGTTAACAAATTCTTTGacaaaagataacaatatgatttatacagagtcatttgtctcagaaaccgcGTGTTAGATACAGTTCAGCCTTTTTTCCAGGTCTCGGTATGGGAGCCCTGTTCATATCGACTGGCATGATGGCTGACGTCATGCCGTGTGCAGATTTACCTTTATTCTTGATGTCTGGAGCCTTTCTACGAATATCATCGCTGCCATTTTGGTTATATCCATTCAAATTCATTTCCCATTTCTATTACGCTATGGACGCTATCAGTAATATCTATTGGCGACAAATCGGAGATATTGGTAAGAATTTATCATATTCATATATCTTAAAGGTTAAAATTAAGCTTACCTACAgcttaaaatcaaataaaatctaatacttaaatataccAAGCTCATCTTGTATGTCAGTTGATAGTTAATACGTAATTAAGTAGATTCCATTTTTACGTTAACAACATCATTTTTCGTAAAGATTTTTCCAATACTGTAATATATTCTAGTCGACTCAAAAAATCGCTTAAAAGCTTATTTGCTCTAATAACGTATATATTGAGTATTTGTTTAGTAATGTGTAATATTGTGAAATCGCAGTACGTCAACGGAGGCGGAGTTTCCGGCTCTAGTCTATAAAgtctataaattattgtaactaaACGTGGACTATAACCGGTTGAATAGCTCACtcaatttactaataaaaaaatatatgcctCGCTATCTTCACAGCCCACGAAGGCCCGGCCATAACAAGATTGTATGCGCATGAATATGTTATTTCTGATGGAAAAAATACATACCTGCATTAATTGGGATAGAAGATAATTGTATAAGAGATTTTTGTGATTACACTAAAGCAGTACATTAGTGCGGATTTCTCGTTTTAAATCCAAAATAagggtaattttttgtaacgatTAAACGCCACTTAGTGTGACAATTAtgtatatagtaaaataaattatgtatatataaagtatagtcaggaattttattttataataataatattatttatatctattatacatatacaagaacttaatgatattaaatgtGGATGGCAACAGACGGAAAGGAAGACAAAGGAAAGTATACTTTCTTGGCTTGTGTGAAAAAGATATGCCTAATAGAGATGTACAAATTGTGCCGACCCTTCGAAGGGATAAGAGGAAgtagatgatgatgatttttttttattttatctttcacTGAGTTTGAAAAGAATTGAAAAGGTTTAATACGCTTTACAATTATGTGAAAGCGATTAGTGATGTATATCTCGCttataaaatgattgtttCGTTAATTTTCCTAACCccattgtattaataatagtaaaataacaaacataagtTTAAGTTGTAGGCGTTTTCCCACACTCTAAAATTagcatacaaaataaatagcttATCTGACGGAATCACGACGATCACGGACCGAATTTGCGTTGCTAAGTTgctatgtttgtttatttatgaataaatttggATGGAAATTTTATTCCACTAAACCAATAAACATCGCTACATATTTCTCAGTTTTCTCAGGAGAAAGACAGAGAAGATAAAATACATGGAGATAGAAGATTATGTTTACAGGTTATTCAAAACAATATCAGTAACGAAGAACAACAGTCATTAAGTCTTTAAGAATTTAGATGTTGATATTTTGATGGAAgttgttattaaaagaaataatacaagaaaagtaaaaataaaaaatattcctaaaGTAAATCCTAatcaaatatgtatgtaatagaAATCTCATAGAGGCGGCTTTTCACTTTTGTTTGTAGACTTGTCAGGTCAGCAGAACGTATTGCTTTTCTAAGTATtagcaattttttaaagattgatAACGATTACAAAACACCAGTGTTCTTCAATATGTTTCATGATAATCTATTAAGTATATGAACGTCACACGTCAGATGATCCATTGACTTGTCCCAATTGTTGCTTCGTAtaatgcctggtttacattattccagtacaATAGGACAGTAGCCCTGGCTTGACATCAACTGTATGGGCACACTGGCGCTTGTTAGTGTTTACACTATGCCAGTTGTATGTTAGGACTGATTTTGAGCGTTAATTTCCTACTGTACTgacataatgtaaaatatacgtAAGGCGAAAAAAATCCTCCGATAATATTCATAGCTACGTTACCTTCCCTCTGCAACCTCTCTTTGGATAGCAACCCACAGGTTGAAAACCACTGCGCTACATAATAAAGTGAAttcgttaaatttattataatagcatatatttgaataattcatgtttatttaatttcgtatACACGTATTCTAATGGTATCAAACGTAgagaatttttatgttaattaaaaaatttacaagtaaaatgtttattcgTTCCGAcatttacttacgttcggtccTATTATAGAAAACACGTTGATGGCCCGACCACCGtagaatattacaatattttattatatagtgTCATGAATAACTTAACGTGTACGAGTTACtgcattgaaatatattttataccaaCTCTAATCGTAACTTTGGTTTACGAGATCGTCTGTTAATTGAGACTGTCTGATAATACTACGTATCTTTCCGTatcgtgttttttttgttaatatttttaagaaactaACTAACTGCTTGCCCAAAGAATTGAGGCACCAGTTATACCTCCTTCCACATGATAACAAATTTCCTTTCCACAATATGAAATATtgacaactagcttttacccgcgactccgtccgcgcggaatgaaaaatagaaaacggggtaaaaattatcctatgtccgtttcctggttctaagctacctccccaccaattttcagtcaaatcgattcagatgttcttgagttataaatagtgtaactaacacgactatcttttatatatatagattgaaaaatttaatggtAAAGGAACAATTCCCGTGTTAAATTTCTTTCTCGtgaatgtttttgtttcgTGTCTTAGTGTTATCACtcataattaaaagtattttcagAGTGTCCAACAAACACAACTAGAATTTGTGTGAAGGATGGTGCTGCAGTTTTGTTGGAGAATGGATACTCCAATAACTTCGTAGTGGAAGATACAATAGGTCTTCTGTTCGTAGCAACCTTGTGGAGTGTACTGGGATATTGGGGACTGAAGAGAGAAGAACGAAAAGGTTACGCTTATTAAAGaggcttttaatttttaggttagaattttataacatgCTTGCTATTTTTACCGGTACATTGCATTCAatctgtgtatttttttatctggatacttgttttaaattttatatttgtacaatttattacacaaataaaatttgagcaataaaatgattatttaaatttaagtattattttcatttcgaaGAATTATTTGTTCCgggaattattaattattatttaggcgcatttgttccgggtaatctctgaaacggctGGATCAATATTGAGGGATTTTTAAGGATACTTATtttaggctacttttttaaaataccacTCTGACGAAGTTGCGCTAAACAGCtactaatgaataaaaaacttagttaaaaaattgtagtttatttaaaatattaaaaatgaactgAACGTTTTAAAGATTCACAATATTtcctgttatatttaaattctagcAAATTCACATTAAACTTTATCATCAAGAGCAAAAATGCAATGTCAAATGTATTCcttgtaaagttaaaaaattgcaaaattaaagtcaagtaaaaacattgtacaaaatttaCTCTTACATTATCGTTGGTCTTAAATTACAGTGAACAAGTCATTTTgcaattatgtaaaaaatacccTGTTTGTAAAACGGACGACATCTCTTAgaacacaataaaaatgtcacgCTTTACAATATCTCAGATCTACATTTCCATTCCTTACAACAATACAGGTCGTTTAATAAACAGGCGTTCCTCTGCTTCTCTTCACTACCATAATAAAAGCCGTAACATGAGCTACGCAGTACATGATTACCAAACAGACACAGTTCCTCCAGAAATTCTCTTCAGCGAAGCCAAATTTCCTCAGAACTTCGGATCCAGTCTTTATACATGGTGATCCTGGAGACTTACACTCTATCGTTTGAATAGAATCCCATTGAAGAATAGAAATGCTTTCAACTCCGTAGTAGAAACCTGAGATGTAACGCAGCCAGGAAACATAGGGAGACGCGCTGGCCAGGTTGAGGTAGATCCCGGAAAACATTGTCCCTACCAGTTCGAAGGGAACGGACACTAAAGCTGCAGTCTCCATTTTGTCGAACACGGAGGAGAGGAATGAACCTGagaatattaatacatttttaatcataacAACAGAAAGATACAAATCATATTTGGAGAagatagtaagaagtaagtgATAGCCACACACTTAGCTTTGACGTACAGAGTAAGTAGGCAGAAGTACGAAAGTAAGtagcaataaatgtttttctttcttaatatttacCATAAGCATTTGCGTAGTTTGCGCACAAAACGCAGACGAAGCAGAAGCCGAGCCAGTTCATAAAGCCGCCTTGGAGACCAGCCACGGTGAAAACTAATGAAGCAAAAAGCACCGGCGCGATCACAGCTCGCGGGATCTGCAAAAAAAAGCTTGTGTTATTCTACGAATTTGCATAATTCGTGTGCACTTAATCGATTGGccataaagtaataataactataataaacTAGTTTGCAAATACTAATCAAAAGGTGTCGGATGCAGATGTCTGaatttttattgtgaaataagTGTCGTTCCgtcatattttttgtcttcaaataaaatatatccaaatatgattttaaaaatttaattaactacgGCACCATCTTTTATCAGTAGTAAATTGCAAACAattgattgaatattttaaaatcttgagAATGGCATTttacttctaataaaaaagagcaataggaaaaatatttaaggtaaTTATTATCTAAGGGTTGTTTACAGTATACAATAAAGattcatgtttttaattcaatgtcAACTCGCCGTTTACTGTAGCGCGTCAACTTACGAGATAATTAACGAGAAGTtaagtgttttaaaatgtgtatatCCAGTTAATTAAGACTTAATTAATGGTATGCCCATCAGAGGTACGCAGCAACGCGTGACGCGAATCAACCACATACAGTAGGCATTCACTACCAAAAACGTCAAACCAAAAACCGTCCGGGTTTAGTTTGGTAGTACCTAACCCGATTTGGACACGACGACAATCATACTTGTTCATtacatactttattaaaaaaagctttgaTATCTTCGCTGTATAAATTGCATAAACAACCAAAGAAATTGACACTAATGAagatattacataatattaatgacTTTGATAAGATAAGTAAGCGCGAAATTAAAGTCAGTCAAAGAAAGTAAAGTCAAATCACACGGtaattaaatagtataattaTCATATGGATGAAAAGATGTCATATATCA includes the following:
- the LOC106716852 gene encoding protein white-like, translated to MELTKRNDDTLGFVDVVLKVRELKVWTPEEKSWWKKKPSKPKALILNNVSDCIKSGEFLAILGPSGAGKTTYLVSLCGKCTLPSEGVVTVNGRNVSELEPGEVEILPQMDVFMDCLSVKEHLIFMTEMKIGSAKNSRNNTVLNTIMDMLKLKAHENTLIKSLSGGERRLLSLASSLLSNPQILICDEPTTGLDSYNASLVVGLLKGLSLTGKIVICSVHQPSSDLFNEFNSISLMSEGKLLFHGTHENCRNLFESLNLRCPKNYNPAEFYIKAVSPSPATNVNYVDRILENNRNRFHECDETCCETHTTPRPCNRSWSKQVQLLMWRYSIRLRRSYKGLAASLLLSTVLGAVVIGICFAGSKGTTQRGVQNLRGLLWLICSEVSFSLSYAALYAFETDLSLFRREVGMYRVSAYFVARFINEVPRCIIWPIPFVTITASAVELPNHSLTVLELYLALIISGFASTAYGLGMGALFISTGMMADVMPCADLPLFLMSGAFLRISSLPFWLYPFKFISHFYYAMDAISNIYWRQIGDIECPTNTTRICVKDGAAVLLENGYSNNFVVEDTIGLLFVATLWSVLGYWGLKREERKGYAY